The region ggttgatgatgtggtaGGTGAGGGTGTAGTCGCGGCCGGGGCCTTGGTGGTCTCGATGGTGATTTTGGAGTGAGCCGGCGTGGTCTCCTCCGTAACGGCCTTGGCGCTGTACTCCTGGCAAAGAAGCGACCAGGTCATGGTACCGTCTTCCATCTTCCTTGCTAGCCGGTCGTACAAATCGGGGTACGCGGTCTTAATGCCGTTCAGGGCAGCCCAGAGGTGAGCCACGTGGCCGATCTTGATTTCCATCGTATCAAGACGACGGCGAAGGACCTCGAGCCGGCTGAAGTAGGCTTGGAATGAGGCGAAGTTGGCACGCTTGAGAGTGAAATACTCCTCCAAAAGCATACCAGCGATGTCGAAAGTGCCGCGCTGTAGGGCTTGGATAATCTTCTGGTATAGACCATAGGCACCAATGCCGTCGGCCTTCCAACCGAGGTTGAGAATTCGTTGTCGGATCTCGGGCTTTTTGACGGAAGCCATCATCAGGTTCTGGATGTCCAGGTTGTTAGTACGCCATTGTTCGAAGGCAGGTGTCCCTTCTTCTGCTGGTGGCTGTATATTAGCCTTGATGTAGTCCTCCAAGCCATGGTACATAAGGGACTGGGTTAACTGAAATTCCCAGCCGGAAAGATCGGTCTCTGAGTTTAGAGCCGGCAAGGCTTGAAAGGTTCGTTGCCTAACCGTAGCGACGGTATTGGCATTCCCCATAGCTTTCACAAGCTCCAAGAGCTGGGCCATAGTGACGTTAGTGCCAGCCATCTTAAAAGAAAACCTGGTCAAAAGGAAGTCGTAAAAAGACGCTGTGAGAAAGACTCAAAGAAAGGCGTCACCTGACTTTGTGGTCGCCAACAGTGGGTTGAATTGACTTGGGCAGAGGGCGAGATGCTTGCTCCGCTATCGGTCTCCTGATAAGGCAGGACAGAGTTCTCGACTGCTGCCGGAAAATAGTGATTTCCCAGCCAAAAGGTCGCAGAAATGGCAGAACCAAGGAAACTTGGCCAGGAGAAGGTTGGCGCCGTAAACCACACTCTTATCGGTGAGGGGTGGTCGGTCGCTTCAACTCTTCGTTAAGATGAGGGTCAGGATTAAAACCAGGCTTCCGTTGATTGGGAAGTTGGTTAACTCTCTCAACGCCTCCAAAATCGCCGTCGAAAGGTCCAATTGCGTGATATTGGCCTGACAAGGATCGAAAAGTCGTAAGGTCCGGTGTGGTATTCGGCCTTGCGAGGTCGGGTTGTCGATGAGGGCGTCGACTTCGGTTCGCTTGGTGATTTAAGCGTCAAAAGAGCTCATAACCTGTAGGGCTGGTGACCTAAgaaagtcactggctgcgaaaatgaggccaaattggccagaaaatggtaaacaaattagtattacagttggttgctgttggttgaAAGGAAAACAGTAAGTAAATCCatccccaagagcaaaccggtgtgggtctgggaaaacctgGGCCCTTTGGTGCCCCACAGGCCTCGAGGGTTCCGTTTCTATAGACTCCGGTGTTGAATAACCAGCTGAGACGTGAATAAGCAGGATGTTAGTGATGTTGAGAGGTAGGTAACGCGCCACAGAAGGAGCTCTACGCTTCCGCTGATGTCCTATATCCTGCTGCTCTTCACGATACAGCTGTTTACGAACGTCATTCGGAACGTCGTCATAACTCTGCAACAAgcctccttcctccacaTGCCGAATGAGCGCTTTGAGGTGATGGGTTTTCAGCTTAGAGTGTTGCTTTCCAATATTGTCGCGCCAGTAATAGGTCCCTAATTTTACAAGGGGGTCCAGGGCATCGCATAAGATTGTACACGTCGCGCCAGATTGATGGCCGGCCTGAGGCCTCCTCTTCAGCGTCGAGGTCATCGAATCGCTTGACAAGATCACGCTGTGCAGTGGGTAACAGACACTATAACGTTGGTATCGTCTACTATGAAAGACTTGTTCTGGGGTAGCTTCCTAGCTAAAAGGCTGTCCAGCTTCGGTCGTAGGATAGTGGACCAGAAAGCACTTGGTGCAAGAATAAAATTCGGTTTCCTATCTCTCGAAACCCCTTTGGTGTTTACTGTCAACCTCCACTCGATGGAGTAATGGATACAGGTAGGAGGGTGTTAGTCATATAGCGCGTCTTTCTTCCAGTCGGCTAAGCGCAGCGGCGGTAGGGGCGGAGCGTCGGTCGTATTAAAAGCATTCTCATGGAGGGAGTCATTTACATTAAATTGATCTAAAGCCGGTCTTTTTTAATGGGTGTCAGTGTTATAATGTAGCTCAGCCCCAAAACCCATCCTCTACTGTGATTGGATCATGTCCTGCTTGGAAAGCATGCGGATGAGTTGGCCAACGGCTGCTCAGCTGAAGTCGTGGCTGCAGCATCCTCGATCACAAAGCCACGAAGCATctctcaatctcctccgcTGGCACGACACCATCGACGTTGCTGACTTTCACTATCAATCATAGCGTATTTTCCACGCGGACTTTGTGATACTTCGAAGCTGACGCTGTcgccatgtcgtcgtcgcGCTTTTCGCGGCTGCTCCCCTGGTCCCGTAACCGACCGTCGTTGCCAGCACCACGCCGCACGACTGCACAACCCGACGTATCTCCCGAAGAATCGGTCCTACAAGTCAGGGCAAGCACCACTGCGCCTATCGCACTCTCCAATCCCCCTACCCATGGCTTGGAGGTCGTCGCGGAGGGCATCGACCCTACAGTCGAGTAGGTCGCTACCGCTCTTATACCCTCTCCGAGAGCCTCGCGCGTCGAACACGCGGCCTTGTACGCAGGTTTCTTGTGTTTTATAATCCCCAACTAACTACTTTCCTCTCGTAGTATCGTCGCCGTCCATGGCCTCAACGGCCACCGCGACAAGACCTGGACCGCGAGCAACGGTGTCCACTGGCTCCGTGATCTCCTGCCGCAGGACATCCCACACGCCCGCATCTTCTGTTGGGGCTACGACGCCAACACCCATGCCAGCTCCCAAGTCACCTGCCAATACCTCTACGACCATGCGCGGACGCTCATATCCGATCTGTGCATGGAGCGGAACCTGTCTGATGTAGGAGCTATATCTTGTTGCTGGAGTCGGGGCAGCTTGGCTGACGAGAGTTAGTCGACGAAACGCCCGATCATCTTCGTAGCGCATAGTTTGGGCGGCATTGTCGTGAAGAGCGTAGGTACCATACTCAATCTTCCTAGACCGCCGTATTGACGTATGTAGGCTCTCATTCATTCGGATGCCGCTCGACGAGGTGCGCTGGAGGAGCACCGCTCCATCAAGACCTCCACTTATGGAGTCGTCTTCATGGGCACACCGCACCAGGGCGGTAACGGCGTCCAGCTTGGGAGGCTGCTGGTGAATGTGGCGTCCCTGTTCGTGCCTGCAAATGACGGGATGCTAAGACACCTCGAACGGGACTCAGAGtggctccagcagcagctgggcCAGTACGGGCCGATCAGCGGCGATTTCGTGACCAAGTTTGCGTTCGAAGAGTACGAGACTCCGACGGCCTTTGGCCGGTCTATCATGGTACGTGGCCTTCGCCTTCTAGATGAGTGGCAGCTAACATGGAGCAGGTTGTACCCCGCGCGTCCGCGGTAGTGCCGGGCCAGGCCGATGCCGAACCGATTGTCATACACGCGGACCATAGGAACATGGTCAGATACACCTCACGCGGGGATAGCGGGTACAACACTATATCGGGACACCTCCGGATCATGGCGAGAGCTGCCCCCGAAGAGGTTCGGCGGCGCtgggaggcggagaggagaGTAAACGAGGGTAGGCAACCATAAAACAGAAAGCATCCTCTACCTAGCTGCTGTAACTAATGAATTTACCTTGATGTAGCCCGTGTCGCCATGGTGCACGGGCTGGGGGGATTGCCGACCCCGCCAATGTTATCAGAACGACCTGAAACCCCGCCGAAGCCGTTTACGACCATCCCCTTCTCGCGCGACCGCGATTTTGTCAACCGCGGAGACATTCTCGAGCAAATCGACCGGCGGTGTTCCGAGCCCGCCGCTCGCGTGGCTCTCGTCGGCTTGGGTGGTGTCGGCAAGTCACAACTGGCCATTGAATATGCTCACCGACTCGCCACTCGCCAGCCTGACGCATGGGTGTTCTGGGTCCACGCTGGAACTTACGCGCGCGTCGAAGAGGGGTTCAGGACGATTGCCGACGCTGTAAAGCTGACCGGCCGGAACCTACCGAAAGCCGACATCCTACAGCTTGTGTACAGCTGGCTGTCCAACGAACGGAACGGCAGATGGATCATGATCCTTGACAGCGCTGACGACCGCGATGTGTTCTACAACGCGAATATTGCCCACGGTACGACCAGCGGCGATGAGCGCGATAGGCGGCCGTTTGTGACATACTTACCACAGAGCCAAAACGGATCGATTATTGTTACAACACGTAACAAGGATTTAGCATTCAGACTGAGCGGGCGCCGTCAAAACATGATCGAAGTCGGACCTATGGCACAGACTGATGCCCTCACACTCCTGGAGAAGAAGTTAGGATCGCCCGCGGATCTAGATGTGGCGGCCGATCTCGTACGGGCGCTCGACCTCGTTCCGTTGGCCATTAGCCAGGCTGCCGCCTACATACAGGCACGGGCGCCGCGAAGCTCACCCGAGAAGTATCTAACTGAGTTCCGGAAGAGTGAGCACAGAAAGAGCAGTCTTTTACAGTACGATGCTGGGGACCTACGGCGGGATGGAGGCGCGTCGAACGCGGTTCTCACGACATGGCAGATATCCTTTGACTATATCCGGTCCAAGCGGCGCTCTGCGGCGGACCTCCTGTCGCTTATGAGCTTTTTCGACCGGCAAGGCATTCCTGGGTGGGTTCTTAAACCACCTAGAGTTACTAAGCAGGAGGTTCCAGGAAGGTGTCTAGACGAGGCCGGAGATACAGACCTTAAAAACGGCAGCAGTGCTTCAGATGGTGGTCTCACAGATGGTAGTGCAGATACTATTGATGATGGATTCGAAGATGATGTGGCGATGCTGAGAGACTACTGCCTTATAGCAACGAATGAGATGGACGAGTTTGAGATGCACGGGCTTGTGCAGTTCTCAACGAGGAAGTGGCTAGAACAATCGGGGCAGCAGGAGACGTTCAAACAGAAGTTTATCGAGCGAATGGCAGCCTCATTCCCAACTGGAGACTATAAGAACTGGGCGACTTGTCGAAATCTCTTTGCACACGTTCAAGTGGTCCTCGGTTACCGACCCAACGAGAATAGGGAGGAAATATGGGCGACGCTTTTATATaatgggggttggtttgcATGGTCGCAAGGGAGATACGAGGTGGCACAGCAGATGGTAGGCAAGGCGAGAAGAGCCCGCGAGAAGAGGTTAGGAAAAGAGGATGCGGCGACTCAAGCTAGCATATCACTATTTGCTCTGGTCCTTTTAGACCGAGGCCAGTGGgaagaggccgagaagctatTTGTGCAGGTGATAGAGACGagcaagaccaagcttggggccgatcaCCCTTCTACGCTAACGAGCATGGCCCACCTAGCCTCGACATTTTGGaaccagggccggtgggaggaggccgagaagctatTTGTGCAGGTGATAGAGACGAggaagaccaagcttggggccgatcaCCCTTCTACGCTAACGAGCATAGCTAACTTAGCGTCGACATACATGaaccagggccggtgggaggaggccgagaagctggaggtgcaggtgatggagacttGCAAGACCCagcttggggccgatcaCCCAGATACGCTAAcgagcatggccaacctAGCCTCGACATACAGGaaccagggccggtgggaggaggccgagaagctgtttatgcaggtgatggagacttgcaagaccaagcttggggccgatcaCCCAGATACGCTGACGAGCATAGCCAACTTAGCATCGACATTTTGGaaccagggccggtgggaggaggccgagaagctatttgtgcaggtgatggagacgaggaagaccaagcttggAGCCGATCACCCTTCTACGCTGACAAGCATGGCCAACCTAGCCTCGACATATAGGaaccagggccggtgggaggaggccgagaagctgtttatgcaggtgatggagacgaggaagactaagcttggggccgatcaCCCTTCTACGCTGACGAGTATAGCTAACTTAGCGTCGATATACAGGaaccagggccggtgggaggaggccgagaagctggaggtgcaggtggtggagacttggaagaccaagcttggggTTGATCACCCAGATACGCTGACGAGCATAGCCAACTTAGCGTCGACATACAGGaaccagggccggtgggaggaggccgagaagctatTTGTGCAAGTGATGGAGACGagcaagaccaagcttggggccgatcaCCCTTTTACGCTGACGAGCATGGCCCACTTAGCCTCGACATTTTGGaaccagggccggtgggaggaggccgagaagctgtttATGCAGGTGATAGAGACGagcaagaccaagcttggggccAATCACCCAGATACGCTAAcgagcatggccaacctAGCATCGACATACATGaaccagggccggtgggaggaggccgagaagctgtttgtgcaggtgatggagacgaggaagaccaagcttggggccAATCACCCTTCTACGCTAAcgagcatggccaacctAGCCTCGACATACTGGaaccagggccggtgggaggaggccgagaagctggaggtgcaggtgatggagacgagcaagaccaagcttggggccgatcaCCCAGATACGCTGACGAGCATAGCTAACTTAGCGTCGACATATAGGaaccagggccggtgggaggaggccgagaagctgtttatgcaggtgatggagacttgcaagaccaagcttggggccgatcaCCCAGATACGCTGACGAGCATGGCTAACCTTGCTTTTACTTGGAAAAGTCAAGGTCGACATTCAGGCGCCTTAGCCTTGATGAAGGACTGTGCCCAGGCTCGGCAGCGACGACTTGGTGCAGAGCATCCAGACACCCTGTCGTCTTTGGCCACCGTCACCAAGTGGGGTAGCTAGAACATGTTTCTTAGTTTCGTTTTTATGGTCTAACGTTACTGTATCTGGATAATGTACTTTGACTTTTGCTTTTGTGATATGAGTGTACAATTATGCAGCTACCGAGTCGTTATTATATGCACATTTCAATGGCTACATTCTTTGTCATTTACGCAACTGGTAAATACCGAAAGAGGCAGTGCTTTTGTCATCGACCGTCCCAGTTGCACCTAGTTTCGGAGCTGGCGTGTAGCTGTACAAAGTGAGCATAGACACATGGTGCCCAGCAGCAATTAAGGATGAAGCTGGCCCGTGCGGAGTTAGGACCGATGGCGTTATACCTTCCTAGTTCCTTGGCATTAGCTGCTGCTCTCGCAGGCTTAGTTACTGCAGCGAAATAAATTATTATGGGAGCTGTTTTGTATAATAAAGAAGAAATGCGAGCAGCGTGTGCTGAAAAATTATGCTAATGAAATTAATACTAAGCTGCTCAGGCCGTTGCGAAATAGCAGAATTTCTTACTAAAACTATAACTtctgaaagaaaaaaagtcttAATTGCCGTTTAGGAATTGGACcgtatattaatacctaaagGATGGAGTCCAAATCCTAtctatttactataatattcAGGTACCGCCTTTTGTGACGAActcctatccagaacctctgaaaggggtactggttgaaggcacttctgaacaatcctggttcggtacagctaaacagtgtacaacaatggcttgtctcaatgACAATAGTCTaaataccaacgattgtgacttgtattgcatactgcggaactgtctatctacatcagccagttcctccgtatatatagaccttgggaCCGTGAAGTGCTCACCCTGCTATGGCCCCGATCACTCCTAGaacattgcatcctgcagagtgctcgtcgtgctatgccTTCGATCATCCCGAGCATCTTGCGTCCTGCAGAGTGCTCGTGTGTCTTGGCGCCATAGCACTTCTGGCCAGCCCCAATTGGCTGTCTCCTGACTTTCCTAATAATTGGCTGGGGACGTCCTGCGCCCCACATACTGTGCGACCTGCCGTTGGGTTAACTGTGACAACCAGGCCTCGAGGAGATTCTGATTCGTGGTTTCGGATACCTTGAGGAGCTCTTTGCTGATGTGGAGCACATCTCCTGCTGCCTTGACCATATCAGAAAGAATTGTTGCTCCACAGCTGTGAAGCCACCGGGAAGTGTGCTCGTGTGGAGATGACTCCGAGCCTGTTGTATCAAGGAACAGGTTGATGACGGGTCTCATCGCTAGTATACGTATCCCGAGGTAacggagagagaaaagaaccCTGAGACGCGTGCTCTCCAACATCAGTGGAGCAACAGCGTCGATTGTATCGTGACAGGTCATGATCTTGAGGCTGGAAGGGAGCGTATCTTGCCATGGAGCCAATTCAAAGCAAACTTTTGTCGTTTGCTCAAGAATTTGGCTTGTTATGGATTCGGGTTTTGAGCCAAGATTATTGTCGTAAAGGCGCTCAAGGATGTCACCCATCAAATGTGTTACTGACCTGGCCCTAATGTTAACAGACAAGTACTAAAGCTCAAGGAAGGAAAGGTCTCTCGCATTAAAGAGTCAATATATGCTATACTTGATCTTGTCACACTGCTGGAGACGTTGCTGAATGCAATTCGGGCTCCCGGTTTGGGATTGACATGTGCCAGTGGTATGAGCGGCGGCCGGCCATATGTAACGCTCAGCCAACTGCCACGATGTTAGCTCACTGAGAAAAAAGACTTACATTGCCTGAGTCAAGTACCGGTCATTCATGACACACCAATACCATTGCCTTCTTCGAATCTCAGCGTCCAACGGAGAAAGACTGTGACATCCCGTGACGTGGAGTCCCAGTTGGTACGAGCCCTTGACGGACAGGCTGTGGAATGTCCATGCAAGAGAGGAGTAACTGGTGCCTTCGAGATagatcaccatcaacagaAACAAATGGACTACGCAAAACGTGTGTAAGTAGGCTCTCCGCGTTGAAGATATGGGTGCAAGAAACCGTACCTAATTCCAGAGAAGGATTACCCAGCATGTATGGTTTTACCAACTCTAGTGCTCGCTGAAAGCACATGTCTGACAGTGCAGCTCGGTCTTGGGGTGGTGATCTGACACCGACCACATTGGAAGCTAGTGCGAAAACCATATTGATAATCCCAAACTAGGGTTTTGACAGCTTTTCTGGGCTCACTGATTTGGCAATAAACCACATCGAACGAAATCTATCTTCGTGAATACACGGCAGCATTAGATTGACGGTGTTGAAGTAGAAATGTAGGAGCTGCTCAGACTGTTCCAGTGCTGGGAGGACATAGACATCCACAGCCCTCTTCTGCAAAGTGTTATTTCCTCTCATGATCGGCCGACTTGATACAAATGTGCCTGAACGGGTTCACCTAGCTTGGTGGCCCGAGGAACTGTCCCGAAAGCTGGTGGGCCCTCATAGCGCACGCATAATGAAGCGGAGAAACGCAACATTTGAAGACGGTCCTGGTAGGGAATGCTCAATCACAATGGCCCAGAACAGGACCTTTTATGGTTATTCTTACCAATGTACGTATTCCTGTTCCGCTGAATCTTCCCGAAGTGACACAGCCCCCATTCCGTCCACCACGTCACCCTCATCTTCGATAGGACTCGTCCCCGGTGTGCTCGCATCGCATTGAAGACGTCGACCGTCCAGCCTACTCGCGGAGGGTGATGTCGCCTGCAATTTTCGTTCTGTCTGCCCTTCTCCTGCAGTTCAGCAAGCTGTTGCTCCAATACACGGAGCCTCTCTTCTAGCTGGCTGACATCTTTGTCCTGAGCGGGCTTATCAGAAGGGTCGTCGTAATCACAGACCAATCCCCCATCACTACAGGTGGAGCAAGGAAGGCGACCGTCGCGTCTAGACTTGCGAGTTCTGCATGTCTTGCAGGCAACTGAGATTCTGGTGCGTTTTCGTGTTTTGGGCTAGGCTGACTGTTCTGCTTCATCCGTGACATTGAGATTACTGACTGGGGTAGTGAACCAGGGTGGCTGCGTGAGACCATTGTTGGccatgctgttgttggcgacGAGGTGAGGAAAGGTTCTTGATCCAATCAGAAGGACAGGATTAAAATGAGCAATGAGAAAGAGGAGATGTAAATAAGTTTTCCACGTGGGGTTTGATGTTACGGGGTACTTTGACTGCAAGCTCTATCGGCTCAACAGAAGGCATCCCTGCTCCACTGGCTTTCTCTCCAACCATGATCTCTAGTCGTTATTTCTCTAACAGACCTATCTAAGATAACTTCGAAAGATCAATGGCCTAACTCGAGTAAGCCCATGCTCTAGACATGCGTCGATGTGGCAGTCTTGCTGCCTTCTGGATCTCGCGGTCAGGGGTAAAAGTGGggcattcaggggtaatgTTTTCCGAGCTACACTGTACCTCCATCCAGCCCAGCACATCTTAGACAGAGTAGCTGATACAAATAAGCATATAAAATAGCTCAGGAtgctttttaatatatttcaAGGCCTTTTAATAAGATTTAATGACTTCTTAAGGTATCCTGACTATCTTTCAGGGCCTAGTGACTGCTTTTACGCCCTGGTGGTTGCTTTTTACAGCCTCTTAACTGCTTTTTCAAGACTTGTTGATTATATTATGAGGCCGGATAGTTTATCACTTGAGGCCTGTTAACCATTCTTTGATGCCTGTTAAATCTCTTTTACCTTATCCGCGGCATAGTAGCATTATCCTGAATCACATGCAGTTATAGAAGCAGTTATGTCTTAACTTATTTTTGAGTATCAATCTTTGTATCCACTACATTCTATAGAGGATTCGCGAATCTCTTTTACTACCTAGGCACTTCATAGGCTAAAAAGCATCATGTTTCCACATCATGGTTTATCATCGTCTACCCAGTTCCCATGCAACCCTTGCCTCAACCGCACGGGCAACAAGATGACAACTTGCACTTTGGTAAAGTTTTTCGTGTCAAGCAAGTGTAGCTCACTCGACATCGTGGCGTAGTTGTTTACAAGCGCAAGCAAATAcccatctccttcctcaccagACCCCCGACGGGGAATGAATACTGGCTCCTGAACCATGTGTGTTCGTCCAGGGAAATACACTTCTACCTTACGAGTTTGGAGGTCAAGATGTCCCAGCGAGTTATACAGAGGGTATCCCCCGCCAAGCTGGTGGGTAATCCCTGGGAAGTCGGTCCCCAACGCCGGATTCAACATGTCGTAGAAGCAGTGCCTGTATGGTTGAGTGGCAAATCGGTCGTCGATTCGGTAAAACTCCGAGTTATCCTCTTGAAGCACCTCTGGGTCGGCAAGATGGAGGTTTGAAGACTTTGGATCAGTCACAAAACGCTTCAACTGGGAGACAATTGAACTTGGCTCCGGGGCATTCCACTGGGCATCCGGCCACCAAAAGAAGACGTTCTTGTCACTGAGCGCAATGTCCATGACGAGATTGCCCGATGAGTCCTTGAAGGTGTTGCTAACATGGCCGGGGAATGAGTTGCGGTATTGAAACCACTGACATGGATATTAGCGACGTCCCATAGTTTTGGAGAAGATGTTTGCCAAAGTCGCTCACCTTAACATCTTCCGGCTTCGCGCCTGTTCGAGGCAAAACGCCGACATAAAACGGTGTCTCGGGGCTCCACTGCCAGTGCTCGCCACCCTGCTTCAGCCTCTCGAGATCACAAACCTGCGGCATGATGGGGAAAAGCACAAAGTTTTCAGTCACAGCAAAGTCGTGAATCATTCCCACAACTGGCGCAACGAGCCACACCACCTCGAGGAACTTGCCATCAGGAGCTACTCGGTAATAGCACACATCAGGCGGCCCATCTCCTTTGGCCTCATACCCAAAGCAAATCATCTCGCCCGTCTTGGGGTCGAACTTGGGATGGGCTGTGAACGTCAAACTGGGAAGCTGCCATCAAAAAGTGTGCAGGTCCAAGGTCTCGAGGGTTTCTGGGTCCAATTCGTACGGCGGGGTGTCTTGTTTGAGGGCGAGCAGCTTGCCGTTGAAgtggatgatgttggtgttgattgAGGTGCGGACTTTGAACTCGACCGCATCGGTGTACTTGTTGCGGTACTTTCCCAACAAGGCCCGCTTGGCCTCGCGTTCTCGTTTCAGCTTCTCAGTCTGGACATATTTGTGCTTGAAAGAGACTTTGCTGTCTTTGATCCGGAAAGCGCTGATGGAGCCATCTCCGTTGAACCACTATAGCGGATGATGAGCTTCTTAACCTCGGGCAAAATAAGGAGCACTTACTGGGTCATCTTGGATGAAAGGAGGCAGCTGGGGATCTGGCATGACACGGTAAAACGTACCGTCAATGTCATCTGGAATTGCCCCATGGGCCTCCAGGTGTGAAACCTCGCCTTCAAGGCGGCATGGCTTCATAACCCCAGAGAACTGAGGGCGATCGGGAAAGTGAGTTGGTGCTTGTGCTGCCATGACTACGGTTGTCTGAGGCGAGGTGGAAGGGTCATCGTAGGAGATCTAAATACTCTCCCGTCTTGGACGTTACCCCGACCTGGGGAGACATGAAGGCTTGCTCCCCGTTCCCCGGTTCTTCCCCGGATTTTATGCATTCGGATGTGTCGGGGGGATCCTAGCAGATCTTGGCAACCTGGAGAAAGTGGGTTTCCCTGCAATCTGGGGCTCAAAATGGATGGAGCTTGCCCGGGTGTTCCCCGATCAAACACACCTCAGATCAACAAACTGTGCTGTGGTTATGCAGACGAGCCAAATATCAAGTACAAAAGAAATGGTCGCGATACCGCGGAAATCTTCGCTCATGTCGTTCCGGAATCTGTCTTACTCAttttcccctccaccgccgccatgCCGCCAACAATTTCTTTGACGCCTGCCACGCTGAAAGCCTTTTTTGATGAAGTTGCCCTTCTTATCGGTGAGGACAATGTCTCACGAGATCACTCAAGTGGTGCCTTGACAGGTGTGGCAACTTCCCTAGCGAGACGACATCTTCCATACtgacaagaagaacaggagCTCTGGCGCAAACCACATACGGCAATGCATTCTCAAAAGCCGACACAAATCTTCTAGCGGGTGCTGTGCGACCCGAAACCGTCCAGGAAGTTCAGGAAATTATCAAGCTCGCCAACAAGCACCAGGTCTATCTTTGGACAGTATCAAGAGGCAAGAACCTTGGCTACGGTGGTACTGGACCCGTCGTCAAAGGGACCGTGGTGCTGGACGTGCACCGCATGACCCAGATATCGAAATCAATGAGGAGTATGGCTATGCCATCTTGGAGCCTGGAGTATTATTTCTCGACCTCTATGAAGAGATCCAGAGGAGGGGACTGAAGCTTTGGCCTTCGGTTCCTGCGATCGGCTGGGGCTCCGTCGTGGGCAACACCCTCGACCGAGGATTTGGCTACACGCCCAATGGTGAGCATTCACAGTCTC is a window of Podospora pseudopauciseta strain CBS 411.78 chromosome 1, whole genome shotgun sequence DNA encoding:
- the RCO1_1 gene encoding transcriptional regulatory protein rco1 (EggNog:ENOG503NYJ4; COG:Q); translation: MICFGYEAKGDGPPDVCYYRVAPDGKFLEVVWLVAPVVGMIHDFAVTENFVLFPIMPQVCDLERLKQGGEHWQWSPETPFYVGVLPRTGAKPEDVKWFQYRNSFPGHVSNTFKDSSGNLVMDIALSDKNVFFWWPDAQWNAPEPSSIVSQLKRFVTDPKSSNLHLADPEVLQEDNSEFYRIDDRFATQPYRHCFYDMLNPALGTDFPGITHQLGGGYPLYNSLGHLDLQTRKVEVYFPGRTHMVQEPVFIPRRGSGEEGDGYLLALVNNYATMSSELHLLDTKNFTKVQVVILLPVRLRQGLHGNWVDDDKP
- a CDS encoding hypothetical protein (COG:Z; EggNog:ENOG503NYQ3); this encodes MARAAPEEVRRRWEAERRVNEARVAMVHGLGGLPTPPMLSERPETPPKPFTTIPFSRDRDFVNRGDILEQIDRRCSEPAARVALVGLGGVGKSQLAIEYAHRLATRQPDAWVFWVHAGTYARVEEGFRTIADAVKLTGRNLPKADILQLVYSWLSNERNGRWIMILDSADDRDVFYNANIAHGTTSGDERDRRPFVTYLPQSQNGSIIVTTRNKDLAFRLSGRRQNMIEVGPMAQTDALTLLEKKLGSPADLDVAADLVRALDLVPLAISQAAAYIQARAPRSSPEKYLTEFRKSEHRKSSLLQYDAGDLRRDGGASNAVLTTWQISFDYIRSKRRSAADLLSLMSFFDRQGIPGWVLKPPRVTKQEVPGRCLDEAGDTDLKNGSSASDGGLTDGSADTIDDGFEDDVAMLRDYCLIATNEMDEFEMHGLVQFSTRKWLEQSGQQETFKQKFIERMAASFPTGDYKNWATCRNLFAHVQVVLGYRPNENREEIWATLLYNGGWFAWSQGRYEVAQQMVGKARRAREKRLGKEDAATQASISLFALVLLDRGQWEEAEKLFVQVMETCKTKLGADHPDTLTSIANLASTFWNQGRWEEAEKLFVQVMETRKTKLGADHPSTLTSMANLASTYRNQGRWEEAEKLFMQVMETRKTKLGADHPSTLTSIANLASIYRNQGRWEEAEKLEVQVVETWKTKLGVDHPDTLTSIANLASTYRNQGRWEEAEKLFVQVMETSKTKLGADHPFTLTSMAHLASTFWNQGRWEEAEKLFMQVIETSKTKLGANHPDTLTSMANLASTYMNQGRWEEAEKLFVQVMETRKTKLGANHPSTLTSMANLASTYWNQGRWEEAEKLEVQVMETSKTKLGADHPDTLTSIANLASTYRNQGRWEEAEKLFMQVMETCKTKLGADHPDTLTSMANLAFTWKSQGRHSGALALMKDCAQARQRRLGAEHPDTLSSLATVTKWGS
- the RCO1_2 gene encoding transcriptional regulatory protein rco1 (EggNog:ENOG503NYJ4; COG:Q) codes for the protein MAAQAPTHFPDRPQFSGVMKPCRLEGEVSHLEAHGAIPDDIDGTFYRVMPDPQLPPFIQDDPWFNGDGSISAFRIKDSKVSFKHKYVQTEKLKREREAKRALLGKYRNKYTDAVEFKVRTSINTNIIHFNGKLLALKQDTPPYELDPETLETLDLHTF